One Streptosporangium sp. NBC_01495 DNA window includes the following coding sequences:
- a CDS encoding anti-sigma factor has translation MNDDLHTLSGAYALHALPERDVALFEAHMSRCEACAVEVRGLSETAARLALGAAEPPPAAMKARVMTRIAEVRQEPPILERRTAPPAPPAPPEWSEWSEWSARDNVVPLRSGSRWRGRILTGLAAVATAAAVVLGVAAVDAARERDELRQIVAVIAAPDARTVRQRVSSGGTGVVVMAPSQGRMLFTAGGLPPLPGSRVYELWLMGGDGVRSAGLLERTADGGVVPVLATPLRGDERVGLTVEPAGGSDRPTTTPIMIADLPAT, from the coding sequence GTGAACGACGACCTCCACACCCTCTCCGGCGCGTACGCGCTGCACGCGCTGCCCGAACGGGACGTGGCGCTCTTCGAGGCGCACATGTCCCGGTGCGAGGCCTGCGCCGTCGAGGTGCGCGGCCTGTCCGAGACCGCGGCCCGGCTCGCCCTGGGCGCGGCCGAGCCTCCCCCCGCGGCGATGAAGGCCCGGGTCATGACGCGGATCGCCGAGGTGCGGCAGGAGCCGCCGATCCTGGAGCGCCGGACCGCGCCGCCTGCGCCGCCTGCGCCGCCCGAGTGGTCCGAGTGGTCTGAGTGGTCCGCGCGGGACAACGTGGTGCCACTGCGCTCGGGCTCCCGGTGGCGCGGGCGGATCCTGACCGGCCTGGCCGCGGTGGCGACCGCGGCGGCGGTGGTCCTCGGCGTCGCCGCGGTCGACGCCGCCAGGGAGCGCGACGAGCTGCGGCAGATCGTCGCCGTGATCGCGGCCCCCGACGCGCGGACCGTGAGGCAGCGCGTCTCCTCCGGGGGCACCGGCGTCGTCGTGATGGCGCCCTCCCAGGGCAGGATGCTCTTCACCGCCGGCGGCCTGCCGCCGCTGCCCGGCTCCCGGGTCTACGAGCTGTGGCTGATGGGCGGCGACGGCGTCCGCTCAGCGGGACTGCTGGAGCGGACCGCCGACGGCGGTGTCGTCCCGGTCCTGGCCACCCCGCTGCGCGGTGACGAGCGGGTCGGCCTGACCGTCGAGCCCGCCGGGGGCTCCGACCGGCCCACCACGACCCCCATCATGATCGCCGACCTTCCCGCGACCTGA
- a CDS encoding carbohydrate ABC transporter permease translates to MTKVVLALALVLSAFPIYYMFIMATRTNEEAIDVPPPLLPGGHLGENIARLLSTEDAYFVTGLVNSAIVSVTVTVSVVLISTLAGFAFSKLRFRGSKILLGLILLTMMVPLQQMGVVPLYELMVTLGWTGQLKAVILPFLVNGFGVFMMTQYATQAVPDELVEAARVDGASTMRIYTSVILPALRPGMAVLALLVFMQTWNEFMWPLIVLNPDNPVVQTSIAALNQAHGTDYVMLFTGTAASVLPLFIVFVAFGRQIVGGLMEGAVKA, encoded by the coding sequence ATGACGAAGGTCGTCCTGGCCCTCGCCCTCGTGCTGTCGGCGTTCCCCATCTACTACATGTTCATCATGGCCACCCGGACCAACGAGGAGGCCATCGACGTACCCCCGCCGCTGCTCCCGGGCGGCCACCTCGGTGAGAACATCGCGCGGCTGCTGTCCACCGAGGATGCCTACTTCGTGACCGGCCTGGTGAACTCGGCCATCGTCTCGGTCACCGTGACCGTCTCGGTCGTGCTGATCTCCACCCTGGCCGGCTTCGCCTTCTCCAAGCTGCGCTTCCGGGGCAGCAAGATCCTGCTGGGCCTGATCCTGCTGACGATGATGGTCCCGCTCCAGCAGATGGGCGTCGTACCGCTGTACGAGCTCATGGTCACCCTCGGCTGGACCGGCCAGCTGAAGGCGGTGATCCTGCCCTTCCTGGTCAACGGCTTCGGGGTCTTCATGATGACCCAGTACGCCACCCAGGCGGTGCCGGACGAGCTGGTCGAGGCGGCCCGCGTCGACGGCGCCTCCACCATGCGCATCTACACGAGCGTCATCCTCCCGGCGCTCCGGCCGGGGATGGCGGTGCTCGCCCTCCTGGTCTTCATGCAGACCTGGAACGAGTTCATGTGGCCGTTGATCGTGCTGAACCCGGACAACCCGGTGGTTCAGACGTCGATCGCCGCGCTCAACCAGGCGCACGGAACCGACTACGTGATGCTGTTCACCGGCACCGCGGCATCGGTCCTGCCGCTGTTCATCGTTTTCGTCGCGTTCGGCCGCCAGATCGTCGGCGGACTCATGGAAGGTGCGGTCAAGGCGTGA
- a CDS encoding LacI family DNA-binding transcriptional regulator, whose product MNGDRRPTLEAVAALAGVGRGTVSRVINGSPKVSEKARDAVLRAIQELGYVPNRAARALVTRRTDTVALVVSESELRVFDEPYFAGTIRGIGSALSETGLQLILAMAQSEQEHERLEHYLTGQHVDGVLLISLHGADPLPGRLETMGVPTVIGGRPVGLTPYSYVDVDNRAGARQAVKYLLGRGRRRIATIAGPQDMGVGVDRLAGYRDALLATGVGEIVAYGDFSEESGMAAMRKLLAENHDLDAVFTASDPMALGAMRVLREEGKSIPGDVAVIGFDDSPAGAHSSPALTTVHQPTESMGRQMAHLLVARINGEHLEQPVVILDTHLIERASA is encoded by the coding sequence ATGAACGGCGACCGTCGTCCGACGCTTGAGGCGGTCGCGGCCCTGGCCGGCGTCGGCCGGGGCACGGTGTCGCGGGTCATCAACGGCTCGCCGAAGGTGAGCGAGAAGGCTCGCGACGCCGTGCTGCGGGCGATCCAGGAGCTGGGCTATGTGCCCAACCGGGCGGCCCGCGCGCTGGTCACCCGGCGCACCGACACCGTGGCGCTGGTCGTCTCGGAGTCGGAGCTGAGGGTCTTCGACGAGCCGTACTTCGCCGGGACCATCCGCGGCATCGGCTCGGCCCTGTCCGAGACCGGCCTGCAGCTGATCCTCGCGATGGCGCAGTCGGAGCAGGAGCACGAGCGGCTGGAGCACTACCTGACCGGGCAGCACGTCGACGGGGTGCTGCTGATCTCCCTGCACGGCGCCGACCCGCTGCCGGGACGGCTGGAGACGATGGGCGTGCCGACCGTCATCGGCGGCCGGCCGGTCGGCCTCACCCCCTACAGCTACGTCGACGTCGACAACCGGGCCGGGGCCAGGCAGGCGGTCAAATACCTGCTGGGCAGGGGCCGCCGCCGGATCGCCACCATCGCGGGCCCCCAGGACATGGGGGTGGGCGTCGACCGGCTCGCGGGCTACCGCGACGCGCTGCTCGCGACCGGCGTGGGCGAGATCGTGGCGTACGGCGACTTCAGCGAGGAGAGCGGCATGGCGGCGATGCGCAAGCTCCTCGCCGAGAACCACGACCTGGACGCCGTCTTCACCGCCTCCGACCCGATGGCGCTGGGCGCGATGCGGGTGCTGCGCGAGGAGGGCAAGTCGATCCCCGGCGACGTCGCGGTGATCGGCTTCGACGACTCCCCCGCCGGGGCGCACTCCTCCCCCGCCCTCACCACCGTGCACCAGCCCACCGAGTCGATGGGCCGGCAGATGGCCCACCTGCTCGTCGCCCGCATCAACGGCGAGCACCTGGAGCAGCCGGTGGTGATACTGGACACCCACCTGATCGAGCGCGCCTCCGCCTGA
- a CDS encoding FAD-dependent oxidoreductase, which yields MRRNTCVIAGGGPAGVMLALLLARAGVEVTLLEKHNDFLRDFRGDTIHPSTLQILDELGLAEEFHRLPHRKAYGMEIHTDDATVPVANLRGLKGKYQYIAFVPQWEFLDLLTNAARRYPNFRLIMEAEVHGVIREGDAVRGVRYRDPSGEHELRATLTVAADGRHSDVRQAAELVPVEHSAPMDVVWFRLPREPADPGTTFLRVSNGHMMVAINRETYWQLAYLIPKGGFEALRSWGIEALREPVARLLPFLKDRAGLLRDFKEVSVLSVALNRLRRWHRPGLLVIGDAAHAMSPVFGVGINLAVQDAVAAANLLAGPLAAGAEIPESLLARVQRRRTPPTVITQFAQRAVQNRVIRPALTERSRPVRLPRDISRLPLIGFLARRFVGQGVLPEHISSPVESHQV from the coding sequence ATGAGACGAAACACATGCGTGATCGCCGGGGGCGGCCCGGCGGGGGTGATGCTCGCACTGCTGCTGGCCAGGGCCGGCGTCGAGGTGACGCTCCTGGAGAAGCACAACGACTTCCTGAGGGACTTCAGGGGCGACACCATCCATCCTTCGACCCTCCAGATCCTCGACGAGCTGGGCCTGGCCGAGGAGTTCCACAGGCTCCCGCACCGCAAGGCGTACGGGATGGAGATCCACACCGACGACGCCACGGTGCCGGTCGCCAACCTGAGGGGGCTTAAAGGCAAATATCAGTACATTGCCTTTGTTCCGCAGTGGGAGTTCCTCGACCTGCTGACCAACGCCGCCAGGCGGTACCCGAACTTCCGCCTCATCATGGAGGCCGAGGTGCACGGGGTGATCCGCGAGGGCGACGCGGTGCGCGGGGTGCGCTACCGGGACCCCTCGGGCGAGCACGAGCTGCGCGCGACGCTCACCGTGGCCGCCGACGGCCGCCACTCCGACGTACGCCAGGCCGCAGAGCTCGTCCCCGTGGAGCACAGCGCCCCCATGGACGTGGTCTGGTTCCGGCTGCCGCGCGAGCCCGCCGATCCCGGCACGACGTTCCTGCGGGTGTCCAACGGCCACATGATGGTGGCGATCAACCGCGAGACCTACTGGCAGCTCGCCTACCTGATCCCCAAGGGCGGCTTCGAGGCCCTGCGCTCCTGGGGGATCGAGGCGCTCCGCGAGCCGGTCGCCAGGCTCCTGCCCTTCCTGAAGGACCGGGCCGGGCTGCTGCGGGACTTCAAAGAGGTCAGCGTGCTGTCGGTCGCGCTCAACCGGCTGCGCCGCTGGCACCGTCCCGGCCTGCTGGTGATCGGCGACGCAGCGCACGCCATGTCGCCGGTCTTCGGCGTCGGCATCAACCTGGCCGTGCAGGACGCGGTCGCCGCCGCGAACCTGCTGGCCGGGCCGCTCGCCGCCGGGGCCGAGATCCCCGAATCACTGCTCGCGAGGGTCCAGCGGCGGCGCACCCCGCCCACCGTGATCACCCAGTTCGCCCAACGTGCTGTCCAGAACCGGGTGATCCGGCCGGCGCTAACCGAGCGCTCCCGGCCGGTGCGGCTGCCGCGCGACATCTCCCGCCTTCCGCTGATCGGCTTCCTGGCCAGGCGTTTCGTTGGCCAGGGTGTCCTTCCGGAACACATCTCCAGCCCGGTAGAATCTCATCAGGTATAA
- a CDS encoding TetR/AcrR family transcriptional regulator, translating into MSTTAKFTVKGALTRARIVEAAADLVLARGVGGTTLDDIRAGTATSKSQLFHYFPDGKRELVAAIASFQAERVLQAQRPFLDTLDTWEAWEGWRDAVIAHYGSQPHWGCPIGAMASELIGRDPERAAEVAAHMDRWCGYLRAGLTRMRATGLLRADADPETLTLAIFAALQGGLLLTQTTRSIKPLRAALDAALTALRAAAA; encoded by the coding sequence ATGTCGACCACGGCGAAGTTCACCGTCAAGGGGGCGCTCACGCGCGCCCGCATCGTCGAGGCCGCCGCCGACCTGGTCCTGGCCCGCGGGGTCGGCGGCACGACCCTGGACGACATCCGTGCCGGGACGGCGACCAGCAAGAGCCAGCTGTTCCACTACTTCCCGGACGGGAAGCGCGAGCTGGTCGCGGCGATCGCGTCGTTCCAGGCCGAGCGGGTGCTCCAGGCGCAGAGGCCGTTCCTGGACACGCTCGACACCTGGGAGGCGTGGGAGGGCTGGCGCGACGCCGTCATCGCGCACTACGGCTCGCAGCCACACTGGGGCTGCCCGATCGGGGCGATGGCGAGCGAGCTCATCGGCAGGGATCCCGAGCGCGCGGCCGAGGTGGCCGCGCACATGGACCGCTGGTGCGGATACCTGCGGGCGGGGCTCACGCGCATGCGCGCCACCGGCCTGCTGCGCGCCGACGCCGACCCCGAGACACTGACCCTGGCGATCTTCGCGGCGCTTCAGGGAGGGTTGCTGCTGACCCAGACGACACGGTCGATCAAGCCGCTGCGCGCCGCGCTGGACGCGGCCCTGACGGCGCTGCGGGCCGCGGCGGCCTGA
- a CDS encoding phosphotransferase family protein — protein MDSRTKRPLAPAELDALARRALGVGLSSATELTDGFANAVWRLALLDGREVVLKLSPPPELEQLRYERDLLRTEAMVYDLAGPAGVPVPELVRAGFDDPVLGGDYLVLSALDGVPWNQANPAEADRRALREELGGHLARLNAITGDVYGYPYAGLTGGTWREAFLTMTGAILADAGRYATPLPRPVSEIAAAIEAGAGALDEVVTPCLVHFDVWPGNVFLTRDETPRIQAIIDHERAFWGDPLADFVTPTIFGELEESDPIVAGYRDAGGVVEFTGPARTRMALYRLYLALILLVENGPRQYPEKEYAPLRDRAAASLLRALGALDVLSARP, from the coding sequence ATGGACAGCAGGACGAAACGCCCGCTCGCGCCCGCCGAACTCGACGCGCTGGCGCGGCGGGCCCTGGGCGTCGGACTCTCCTCCGCCACCGAGCTGACCGACGGCTTCGCCAACGCCGTGTGGCGGCTGGCCCTGCTGGACGGGCGCGAGGTGGTCCTGAAGCTGTCGCCTCCGCCCGAGCTGGAGCAGCTGCGCTACGAGCGCGACCTGCTGCGTACCGAGGCCATGGTCTACGATCTGGCGGGCCCCGCGGGGGTGCCGGTTCCCGAGCTGGTGCGCGCCGGGTTCGACGATCCGGTGCTGGGCGGCGACTACCTGGTCCTGTCCGCTCTCGACGGGGTGCCGTGGAACCAGGCGAACCCGGCGGAGGCGGACCGGCGTGCCCTGCGCGAGGAGCTCGGCGGTCACCTGGCCCGGCTGAACGCGATCACCGGCGACGTCTACGGCTACCCGTACGCGGGACTGACCGGCGGCACCTGGCGGGAGGCGTTCCTGACGATGACCGGCGCGATCCTGGCCGACGCGGGCCGCTACGCCACGCCGCTGCCGAGGCCGGTGTCCGAGATCGCGGCGGCGATCGAGGCGGGCGCGGGCGCGCTGGACGAGGTCGTGACCCCCTGCCTGGTCCACTTCGACGTGTGGCCGGGCAACGTCTTCCTGACCCGCGACGAGACGCCGCGCATCCAGGCGATCATCGACCACGAGCGGGCCTTCTGGGGCGACCCGCTGGCCGACTTCGTCACCCCGACGATCTTCGGCGAGCTGGAGGAGTCCGACCCGATCGTCGCCGGATACCGTGACGCGGGCGGCGTCGTGGAGTTCACCGGCCCCGCCCGCACCCGGATGGCCCTCTACCGCCTCTACCTCGCCCTGATCCTCCTGGTCGAGAACGGCCCCCGCCAGTATCCGGAGAAGGAGTACGCCCCCCTCCGCGACCGCGCCGCCGCCTCCCTGCTCAGAGCCCTTGGCGCCCTCGACGTGCTCTCGGCGAGGCCGTGA
- a CDS encoding SDR family NAD(P)-dependent oxidoreductase: protein MGRRLDGKTALVTGATSNIGRAVATAFAAEGAHVVVTGRDAERGGEVVARIRAAGGRGDFVAAHLDGSLRASHDLAAEADRVLGGRIDILVNNAGIFPGRTTADTDEATFDEVYAVNVKAPYFLTAAIAPAMAGRGSGAIINLGSWVARLGIPVGTLYSSTKGAMETLTRAWAAEFGPSGVRVNAISPGVIYAPAPDQTGVHPAEVMMRGTPAGGIGAPDAIAHAAVYLASDEAAFVHGTVIDVDGGRVGVAVIAA, encoded by the coding sequence GTGGGTAGAAGACTTGACGGCAAGACGGCGCTCGTCACCGGCGCCACGAGCAACATCGGGCGCGCCGTCGCCACCGCGTTCGCCGCCGAGGGGGCGCACGTGGTCGTCACCGGCCGCGACGCGGAACGCGGCGGGGAGGTCGTCGCGCGGATCCGCGCGGCGGGAGGCCGGGGCGACTTCGTCGCCGCGCACCTGGACGGCTCGCTCCGGGCCTCCCACGACCTGGCCGCCGAGGCGGACCGCGTGCTGGGCGGCCGCATCGACATCCTGGTCAACAACGCCGGCATCTTCCCCGGCCGGACGACCGCCGACACCGACGAGGCGACCTTCGACGAGGTCTACGCCGTGAACGTGAAGGCGCCCTACTTCCTCACCGCCGCGATCGCCCCGGCGATGGCCGGGCGCGGCAGCGGAGCGATCATCAACCTCGGCTCCTGGGTCGCCCGCCTGGGCATCCCCGTCGGCACCCTCTACAGCTCGACCAAGGGCGCGATGGAGACCCTGACCAGGGCGTGGGCGGCGGAGTTCGGCCCCTCCGGCGTACGCGTCAACGCGATCTCACCCGGAGTGATCTACGCGCCGGCGCCGGACCAGACCGGGGTGCATCCGGCCGAGGTCATGATGAGGGGCACCCCCGCCGGGGGCATCGGCGCCCCCGACGCCATCGCGCACGCCGCCGTGTACCTCGCCAGTGACGAGGCGGCCTTCGTGCACGGCACGGTGATCGACGTCGACGGCGGCCGCGTCGGCGTGGCCGTCATCGCCGCGTAG
- a CDS encoding GH1 family beta-glucosidase, whose protein sequence is MTTQETRIQTPDLVFPTNFVWGAATSAYQIEGAVSEDGRGHSIWDAFVKQPGRVVNGEHADIAIDHYNRYRDDVRMMAELGLGAYRFSISWPRIQPEGRGAVNPGGIDFYSRLVDELLSRDIDPWVTLYHWDLPQPLEDAGGWPSRDTSKRFADYAAAVHDALGDRVANWSTVNEPWCSAFLGYASGEHAPGRREPDKAVHAAHHLLLAHGLAAQAIRAQRPETVIGGCVNLYAISPQTSSEADQDAARRIDGLQNRFFLDALLKGEYPDDVLEDLGRPAGLVHDGDMELISAPLDKLLINYYSRFTVSGTPGGAASAAAAPTDTGSPWVGSEHVSFVGGGRPVTAMGWEIDHSGLLEVLHRLAAEYPRVPLVISENGAAFDDVVGPDGVVHDRDRVDYLDAHLRTCHAAIEAGIPLEGYFAWSLMDNFEWAWGYGKRFGLVHVDYETQVRVPKESALWYAGTIRRGGLSGPAE, encoded by the coding sequence GTGACCACGCAAGAGACGCGGATTCAGACCCCGGATCTGGTGTTCCCGACGAACTTCGTCTGGGGCGCGGCCACCTCCGCCTACCAGATCGAGGGCGCGGTCTCGGAGGACGGCCGAGGCCACTCCATCTGGGACGCCTTCGTCAAGCAGCCGGGACGGGTGGTGAACGGCGAGCACGCCGACATCGCCATCGACCACTACAACCGCTACCGGGACGACGTGCGGATGATGGCCGAACTCGGCCTCGGCGCGTACCGGTTCTCCATCTCCTGGCCCCGGATCCAGCCCGAGGGGCGCGGCGCCGTCAACCCCGGGGGCATCGACTTCTACAGCCGCCTGGTCGACGAGCTCCTCTCCCGGGACATCGACCCGTGGGTGACGCTCTACCACTGGGACCTGCCCCAGCCCCTGGAAGACGCGGGCGGCTGGCCGTCACGGGACACGTCGAAGCGCTTCGCCGACTACGCGGCGGCCGTGCACGACGCGCTGGGCGACCGGGTCGCCAACTGGAGCACGGTCAACGAGCCCTGGTGCTCGGCGTTCCTCGGGTACGCCTCGGGTGAGCACGCCCCCGGGCGGCGCGAGCCCGACAAGGCCGTGCACGCCGCCCACCACCTCCTGCTCGCGCACGGCCTGGCCGCGCAGGCGATCCGGGCCCAGCGGCCGGAGACCGTCATCGGCGGCTGCGTCAACCTGTACGCGATCTCGCCCCAGACCTCCTCCGAGGCCGACCAGGACGCCGCCCGCCGCATCGACGGGCTGCAGAACCGCTTCTTCCTGGACGCCCTGCTCAAGGGCGAGTACCCGGACGACGTCCTGGAGGACCTCGGCCGGCCCGCGGGGCTCGTCCACGACGGGGACATGGAGCTCATCTCGGCGCCGCTGGACAAGCTGCTGATCAACTACTACAGCCGCTTCACCGTCTCGGGCACCCCGGGCGGTGCCGCGTCGGCCGCGGCGGCGCCCACCGACACCGGGTCGCCCTGGGTCGGCAGCGAGCACGTGTCGTTCGTCGGGGGCGGGCGGCCCGTGACGGCGATGGGCTGGGAGATCGACCACTCGGGACTGCTGGAGGTCCTGCACCGGCTGGCCGCCGAGTACCCGCGCGTCCCGCTGGTCATCTCCGAGAACGGCGCGGCCTTCGACGACGTCGTGGGCCCCGACGGCGTCGTCCACGACCGCGACCGGGTGGACTACCTCGACGCCCACCTGCGCACCTGCCACGCCGCGATCGAGGCAGGGATCCCGTTGGAGGGTTACTTCGCCTGGTCCCTGATGGACAACTTCGAGTGGGCGTGGGGGTACGGCAAGCGGTTCGGGCTGGTCCACGTCGACTACGAGACCCAGGTCAGAGTTCCCAAAGAGAGCGCTCTCTGGTATGCCGGGACCATCAGGCGTGGAGGCCTGAGCGGTCCGGCAGAATAG
- a CDS encoding YkvA family protein, with the protein MAEVWKVTAGIAGGLLLLWLVLAAFLVMARPRGGALGETLRLLPDLLRLVARLARDDGLPRGVRVRLWLLLGYLALPIDLIPDFVPVLGYADDAIVVALVLRSVVRRAGPDALAGHWPGTPEGLAVVRRLVGGPR; encoded by the coding sequence GTGGCCGAGGTCTGGAAGGTGACGGCGGGGATCGCGGGCGGCCTGCTGCTGCTCTGGCTGGTTCTGGCCGCCTTCCTGGTGATGGCGCGTCCCAGGGGCGGCGCGCTGGGCGAGACGCTGCGCCTGCTGCCCGATCTGCTCCGCCTGGTCGCCAGGCTCGCGCGCGACGACGGCCTGCCGCGCGGGGTGCGGGTCAGGCTGTGGCTGCTGCTGGGCTACCTCGCGCTGCCCATCGACCTGATCCCCGACTTCGTCCCGGTGCTCGGCTACGCCGACGACGCGATCGTCGTCGCCCTCGTCCTGAGGTCGGTCGTCAGGCGTGCCGGTCCCGACGCGCTGGCCGGGCACTGGCCCGGCACGCCGGAGGGGCTGGCCGTCGTCCGGCGCCTCGTCGGGGGGCCTCGATAG
- a CDS encoding carbohydrate ABC transporter permease encodes MTLHVDSPAAPPRPGPRRPAGRRGPERGSGWARFDLRATPYFLISPYFLLFAIFGVFPLGYTLWVSLHEWELAGDKTLVGLDNYIELITDEAFWNAVVNTLGMFVMSTIPQLVLALLLANALNKRIRGRLFFRLGVLLPLITSVVAVAVVFTQLYGRDYGMINWFLSFFGVDAINWQNEKWSSWIAISTMIDWRWTGYNAIILLAAMQTIPKDLYEAAAIDGASPRRQFWQITIPMLRPTIIFTVFISTIGGLTLFTEPVMFDGNPTMSGGATGQYQTVAMFIVKEAFRDFDFGYAAAAAWLLFALILVGTLINYSFTRRIGGSK; translated from the coding sequence ATGACACTGCACGTCGACTCCCCGGCCGCCCCACCTCGGCCCGGCCCCCGCCGGCCGGCGGGGCGCCGCGGACCGGAGCGGGGCAGTGGGTGGGCCCGGTTCGACCTCCGGGCGACCCCCTACTTCCTCATCTCCCCGTACTTCCTGCTTTTCGCGATCTTCGGTGTCTTCCCGCTCGGCTACACCCTCTGGGTCTCGCTGCACGAGTGGGAGCTCGCCGGGGACAAGACCCTCGTCGGCCTCGACAACTACATCGAGCTGATCACCGATGAGGCCTTCTGGAACGCGGTGGTCAACACCCTCGGCATGTTCGTCATGTCGACGATCCCGCAGCTCGTCCTCGCCCTCCTGCTGGCCAACGCGCTCAACAAGCGCATCCGGGGACGGCTCTTCTTCCGCCTCGGCGTGCTGCTGCCGCTGATCACCTCCGTCGTCGCCGTCGCGGTGGTCTTCACCCAGCTGTACGGGCGCGACTACGGCATGATCAACTGGTTCCTGAGCTTCTTCGGGGTCGACGCGATCAACTGGCAGAACGAGAAGTGGTCCTCGTGGATCGCGATCTCCACGATGATCGACTGGCGCTGGACCGGCTACAACGCGATCATCCTGCTCGCCGCGATGCAGACCATCCCCAAGGACCTCTACGAGGCCGCCGCCATCGACGGTGCCTCGCCCAGGCGGCAGTTCTGGCAGATCACCATCCCGATGCTCCGCCCGACGATCATCTTCACGGTGTTCATCTCCACCATCGGCGGCCTGACGCTGTTCACCGAGCCGGTCATGTTCGACGGCAACCCGACGATGAGCGGCGGCGCGACCGGCCAGTACCAGACCGTGGCGATGTTCATCGTCAAGGAGGCGTTCCGCGACTTCGACTTCGGCTACGCCGCGGCCGCGGCGTGGCTGCTGTTCGCGCTGATCCTCGTCGGGACGCTCATCAACTACTCCTTCACCCGCCGTATCGGGGGTTCCAAGTGA
- the sigK gene encoding ECF RNA polymerase sigma factor SigK: protein MPDPDGPPGLEDLLAQVALGQERAFERLYDLLAGPVFGLARRVVRDRAQAEEVAQEVLVEVWRTASRYDRTRGSALAWVMTMAHRRSVDRVRSAQASTDREERVSRMSGEVPYDQVSETVTTRLEGERVRRCLGGLTDLQKQAVTLAYYGGYSYPEVAGLLRVPLGTIKTRMRDGLVRLRDCMGVEK from the coding sequence ATGCCGGATCCCGACGGTCCCCCCGGCCTGGAGGACCTGCTGGCCCAGGTCGCCCTCGGGCAGGAGCGGGCCTTCGAGCGGCTCTACGATCTGCTGGCCGGTCCGGTCTTCGGCCTCGCGCGGCGGGTCGTGCGTGACCGCGCGCAGGCCGAGGAGGTGGCGCAGGAGGTCCTGGTCGAGGTCTGGCGTACCGCCTCCCGGTACGACCGGACCCGTGGCAGCGCCCTGGCGTGGGTGATGACGATGGCCCACCGCCGCTCCGTCGACCGGGTGCGTTCCGCCCAGGCCTCCACCGACAGGGAGGAACGGGTCTCCAGGATGTCCGGGGAGGTCCCCTACGACCAGGTCTCCGAGACGGTGACCACCCGGCTGGAGGGGGAGCGGGTGCGCCGCTGCCTCGGCGGCCTGACGGACCTGCAGAAACAGGCCGTCACCCTGGCCTACTACGGCGGCTACAGCTACCCGGAGGTGGCCGGGCTGCTCAGGGTGCCGCTGGGTACGATCAAAACGAGGATGCGCGACGGCCTGGTGCGGCTCCGCGACTGCATGGGGGTGGAAAAGTGA